A region of Lacinutrix sp. Hel_I_90 DNA encodes the following proteins:
- a CDS encoding DUF368 domain-containing protein, translated as MQSTRTLSDKFFLVLKGLGMGAANKVPGVSGGVVAFVAGFYEEFIYSLKRFNLIALRLLLSGRFSSFFHYVNGRFLSLLFFGMLVSYFSVSQILDFAIEHYELYVWSVFFGMIVGSIYYISKDFEDWKLTTYLALLIGAAIGIGISFLDPATENDNLWFVFFCGIISVSGMTLPGFSGSFILILLGNYVLLLVDSVNALYDTFYEVLGGNFSFTANVERLRMLKVLAVFTLGSVFGLVTFSHALSYILKHYKSVTTASIIGFIVGSLGVVWPWKETIYKKDPNGAFLFDSGGTYIVKNYKRFIPELNTETFIAIAFVIFGIAIVLGLAYYDKKTRTVNA; from the coding sequence ATGCAGAGTACAAGAACCTTAAGCGATAAATTTTTTCTAGTTTTAAAAGGACTGGGAATGGGTGCAGCTAACAAAGTGCCTGGTGTTTCTGGTGGTGTTGTTGCTTTTGTTGCCGGATTCTATGAGGAGTTTATTTATTCGCTTAAACGATTTAATCTTATTGCTTTACGGTTATTGCTCTCTGGTCGATTTTCGTCCTTTTTCCATTATGTTAATGGTCGGTTTTTAAGTTTACTGTTTTTTGGCATGCTGGTGAGCTATTTTAGCGTCTCCCAAATTTTAGATTTTGCTATAGAACATTACGAACTCTATGTGTGGAGTGTATTTTTTGGAATGATTGTAGGCTCTATATATTACATTAGTAAAGATTTTGAAGATTGGAAATTAACCACCTACTTGGCACTATTAATCGGTGCGGCTATCGGCATTGGTATTAGCTTTCTAGACCCTGCAACCGAAAACGACAATTTATGGTTTGTTTTTTTCTGTGGTATTATTAGCGTGTCAGGCATGACATTACCTGGGTTTTCAGGCTCTTTCATTCTTATTTTATTAGGTAATTATGTGTTGCTTTTAGTCGATTCTGTGAATGCCTTATATGATACGTTCTATGAGGTATTGGGCGGAAATTTTAGCTTTACAGCAAACGTAGAACGCCTTCGAATGCTTAAAGTATTAGCTGTTTTTACCTTGGGTTCTGTTTTTGGCTTAGTCACCTTCTCTCACGCCCTCAGCTATATTCTAAAACACTATAAAAGCGTGACTACAGCCTCTATTATTGGTTTTATAGTCGGTTCGCTTGGTGTGGTTTGGCCCTGGAAAGAGACCATCTATAAAAAAGATCCTAATGGCGCCTTCTTGTTTGATTCTGGCGGAACCTATATTGTTAAAAACTACAAACGTTTTATACCTGAATTAAATACAGAAACCTTTATTGCCATTGCTTTTGTAATCTTTGGAATTGCTATTGTATTAGGTTTAGCATATTACGATAAAAAAACAAGAACAGTCAATGCGTAG
- a CDS encoding shikimate dehydrogenase, which produces MRRFGLIGKNISYSFSRNYFKNKFESAQIDDATYENFDIEDIEAFDIKLKQLPNIKGFNVTIPYKEAIIPYLDKLHKTAQAIGAVNTIKINKKGQCVGYNTDYYGFKKALKPHLESHHKKALILGTGGASKAIAYVLKSLNIRYDFVSRSAAEGVHFTYDMLSVEDIKDHTIIINCTPLGTFPEIDRCPTIPYQGISNKHILFDLIYNPEQTKFLKYGHDKGAITINGHKMLAFQAEKAWRIWNK; this is translated from the coding sequence ATGCGTAGATTTGGATTAATAGGAAAAAATATTTCATACTCATTTTCTCGAAATTACTTTAAAAATAAATTTGAGTCAGCACAAATAGACGATGCCACATACGAAAATTTTGATATTGAGGACATTGAAGCTTTTGACATAAAACTGAAACAGTTACCAAACATTAAAGGTTTTAACGTTACTATTCCATACAAAGAAGCTATTATTCCTTATTTAGATAAGCTCCATAAAACAGCACAAGCGATTGGTGCAGTAAACACCATTAAAATCAATAAAAAAGGACAATGTGTTGGTTACAATACAGATTATTATGGCTTTAAAAAAGCATTAAAGCCGCATCTTGAATCGCATCATAAAAAAGCACTCATCTTAGGCACTGGTGGTGCGAGTAAAGCGATTGCCTACGTTTTAAAATCTTTAAACATAAGGTATGATTTTGTCTCACGAAGCGCTGCCGAAGGGGTTCATTTTACATACGATATGCTTTCTGTAGAAGACATAAAAGACCATACGATCATAATTAACTGTACCCCTTTAGGCACTTTTCCCGAAATTGATCGCTGTCCAACCATTCCTTACCAAGGCATTAGTAATAAACACATCCTTTTCGATTTAATCTATAATCCAGAGCAAACCAAGTTCCTTAAATATGGACACGATAAAGGCGCAATAACAATAAATGGCCACAAGATGCTAGCGTTTCAAGCCGAAAAGGCATGGCGTATTTGGAATAAATAA
- a CDS encoding DUF349 domain-containing protein, with the protein MSEQDNLQNADGKKDLNPTQNTSVQEEPTETPKAEENTQPPVNESTEDDVINEIDESNAEDAEDTSNSERHSIEEKDYHAMSLDELVIELEKLVKNEKVQTIKKQVDTIKEEFTDKFNALIDDKKEDFLSKGGNEIDFHYSNPLQRSFKDSYKEYRSKLTAHYKGLEKGLKDNLSTRLEIIEDIKALTDLDETMNTKYKQFKELQERWKHAGSIPRDKYNNAWNSYHFNVERFYDLLHLDRDLRDKDFEHNLEQKTKIIERAEELANEENTNRAFRELQNLHKLWKEDLGPVAKEHREVIWERFKLATKVINDKRQVYFSHLDAVYEKNLEFKQAIIAEIETITNDVKNNSHKAWQTKIKEVESLRDGFFKAGKVPIKVNEATWAKFKEVVKNFNHKKNDFYKSLKNEQYENLKKKQALVDIAEANKDSDDFEATTPLMKKIQGDWKHIGHVPRKDSDKIWKKFKAACNHYFDRIHQQRNAASEEEENALVEKEALLKTVKDTTLSGEQKADLAKIKEYISKWKAIGRVPGKKRKIESDFNSALDTLFKSLDMNKTEVELIKFENKLQDLSSADDPRVLENERAFIRKKVSEIKAEINQLQNNLLFFKHADEKNPLVKSVHDTIKKHQDELAIWKSKLNKIKVIYNAEAKAEAEAKAKKEAEAENASEANSAKE; encoded by the coding sequence ATGTCAGAGCAAGATAACCTGCAAAACGCAGACGGAAAAAAGGACTTAAATCCTACACAAAACACATCAGTACAAGAAGAACCAACAGAAACGCCTAAAGCGGAAGAAAATACCCAACCGCCTGTTAATGAATCGACTGAAGATGATGTGATCAACGAAATTGACGAGTCTAATGCGGAAGATGCAGAAGATACTAGCAATAGTGAACGGCACAGTATTGAAGAAAAAGACTACCATGCGATGTCCTTAGATGAATTGGTTATTGAGCTGGAAAAACTGGTGAAAAATGAAAAAGTACAAACTATAAAAAAGCAGGTTGACACCATTAAAGAGGAGTTTACAGATAAATTCAATGCTCTTATAGACGACAAAAAAGAAGATTTCTTAAGTAAAGGGGGAAACGAAATAGACTTTCATTATAGCAATCCATTACAACGTAGTTTTAAAGACTCGTATAAAGAATACCGCTCTAAGCTTACTGCGCATTATAAAGGCTTAGAAAAAGGTTTAAAAGACAACCTATCGACTCGTTTAGAGATTATTGAAGACATTAAGGCATTAACAGACCTTGATGAAACAATGAACACAAAATACAAGCAGTTTAAAGAGTTACAGGAGCGCTGGAAGCATGCAGGATCAATTCCGCGTGATAAATACAACAATGCCTGGAACAGTTATCATTTTAATGTTGAACGGTTTTATGACCTACTACATTTAGATCGCGACTTACGCGATAAAGATTTTGAGCACAATTTAGAGCAAAAAACAAAAATTATCGAACGCGCTGAAGAGTTGGCAAATGAAGAGAACACAAATCGTGCGTTTAGAGAATTACAGAATCTCCATAAACTTTGGAAAGAGGATCTAGGACCGGTTGCAAAAGAGCATCGCGAAGTGATTTGGGAACGTTTTAAACTCGCTACAAAAGTAATTAATGACAAGCGTCAGGTCTATTTTTCACATTTAGACGCGGTATATGAAAAGAATTTAGAATTTAAGCAAGCCATTATTGCTGAAATTGAAACCATCACTAACGACGTAAAAAACAACTCGCACAAAGCGTGGCAAACAAAAATAAAAGAAGTCGAGTCTCTACGTGACGGTTTTTTTAAAGCAGGAAAGGTGCCCATTAAAGTCAATGAAGCAACCTGGGCAAAGTTTAAAGAAGTGGTTAAAAACTTCAATCATAAAAAAAATGATTTTTACAAGTCATTGAAAAATGAGCAATACGAAAATTTAAAAAAGAAACAAGCGCTTGTTGACATTGCTGAGGCCAATAAAGACAGTGACGATTTTGAAGCAACCACCCCCTTAATGAAGAAAATTCAAGGGGATTGGAAACATATTGGGCATGTACCTAGAAAAGATAGTGACAAAATCTGGAAAAAATTTAAAGCAGCCTGCAATCATTATTTTGATCGTATTCATCAACAACGTAATGCCGCCAGTGAAGAAGAAGAAAACGCATTAGTAGAAAAAGAAGCCCTTTTAAAAACCGTAAAAGACACCACTCTTTCTGGCGAACAAAAAGCAGATCTAGCTAAAATTAAAGAGTATATTTCTAAATGGAAAGCGATTGGTCGTGTGCCTGGCAAGAAACGTAAAATTGAGAGCGATTTTAATTCGGCTTTAGATACTTTATTCAAATCATTAGATATGAATAAAACGGAAGTGGAATTGATTAAGTTTGAAAATAAGCTTCAAGATTTATCAAGTGCAGACGATCCGAGAGTATTGGAAAATGAACGCGCTTTTATTAGAAAAAAAGTAAGTGAAATAAAAGCTGAAATTAATCAGTTGCAAAATAACTTGTTGTTTTTTAAACATGCTGATGAAAAGAATCCGCTAGTTAAATCGGTACACGATACTATTAAAAAACATCAAGACGAATTAGCTATTTGGAAAAGCAAACTCAATAAAATAAAAGTTATTTATAATGCGGAAGCAAAGGCGGAAGCTGAAGCTAAAGCCAAAAAGGAAGCTGAGGCAGAAAACGCTTCTGAGGCTAATTCAGCTAAAGAATAA
- the mazG gene encoding nucleoside triphosphate pyrophosphohydrolase, with product MNSRENQLKAFDRLLTIMDELRAQCPWDKKQTMESLRHLTIEETYELGDAILENDLEEIKNEVGDLLLHLVFYAKIGSETNSFDIADVCNSICEKLIHRHPHIYGDVKVKDEEEVKRNWEKLKLKEGKTSVLEGVPVSLPALVKANRIQDKVSGVGFDWEQPEQVWEKVEEELEEFKVEVAKNDRDKMESEFGDVLFSMVNYARFLNINPENALERTNKKFSKRFQYLEAKAKALNKDLKDMTLGEMDVFWEEAKKL from the coding sequence ATGAATTCTAGAGAAAACCAACTTAAAGCTTTCGATCGATTATTAACCATTATGGACGAGTTGCGTGCGCAATGTCCTTGGGACAAAAAGCAAACTATGGAAAGTTTACGTCACTTGACTATTGAGGAGACTTACGAATTAGGGGATGCCATTTTAGAGAATGATTTAGAAGAAATAAAAAATGAAGTGGGCGATTTACTATTGCATTTAGTGTTTTATGCGAAAATTGGAAGTGAGACTAATAGTTTTGATATCGCAGATGTGTGTAACAGTATTTGCGAAAAACTCATTCATAGACATCCGCATATTTATGGTGATGTCAAGGTGAAAGATGAAGAAGAGGTGAAACGCAATTGGGAAAAATTAAAACTAAAAGAAGGAAAAACAAGTGTGCTTGAAGGGGTGCCTGTAAGCTTACCAGCTTTAGTAAAAGCCAATAGAATACAGGATAAAGTTTCGGGGGTAGGTTTCGACTGGGAACAACCAGAACAAGTGTGGGAGAAAGTAGAGGAGGAGCTAGAAGAATTTAAAGTGGAAGTCGCTAAAAATGACCGAGATAAAATGGAAAGCGAATTTGGTGATGTGCTTTTTTCTATGGTAAATTATGCACGCTTTTTAAATATTAATCCAGAAAATGCCTTAGAGCGTACCAATAAAAAGTTTTCTAAGCGATTTCAGTATTTGGAAGCTAAAGCAAAGGCATTAAACAAAGATTTAAAAGACATGACCCTTGGTGAAATGGATGTTTTTTGGGAGGAGGCCAAAAAACTGTAA